The following proteins are encoded in a genomic region of Arthrobacter jiangjiafuii:
- a CDS encoding arsenate reductase ArsC, translated as MTDSPSVLFVCIHNAGRSQMAAAYLTALSGGRVQVRSAGSAPADAVNPAAVAAMAEDGIDMSAEIPKVLTVDAVRESDVVITMGCGDTCPVFPGKRYEDWALADPAGQGVDAVRPIRDDIKARIQGLLAELLPEYSQP; from the coding sequence ATGACCGACTCGCCCTCCGTCCTGTTCGTCTGCATCCACAACGCCGGCCGCTCCCAGATGGCCGCCGCCTACCTCACCGCCCTCTCCGGCGGCCGGGTGCAGGTCCGCTCCGCGGGTTCCGCCCCGGCCGACGCCGTGAACCCTGCCGCCGTCGCCGCCATGGCCGAGGACGGCATCGACATGTCCGCGGAAATCCCCAAGGTCCTGACCGTGGACGCGGTGCGCGAATCCGACGTCGTCATCACCATGGGCTGCGGCGACACCTGCCCCGTCTTCCCGGGCAAGCGGTACGAGGACTGGGCGCTGGCCGATCCGGCCGGGCAGGGAGTGGACGCCGTGCGGCCCATCCGCGACGACATCAAGGCGCGCATCCAGGGGCTGCTCGCCGAGCTGCTTCCCGAGTATTCCCAGCCGTAA
- the arsB gene encoding ACR3 family arsenite efflux transporter produces the protein MSTVPSLGGTPPAVPRLSTLDRFLPLWILGAMAAGLLLGRFVPGIGPALDGLKIANVSLPIAVGLLVMMYPVLAKVRYSQTGAVLQDKKLMVTSLVLNWVAAPAFMFALAWIFLPDLPEYRTGLIIVGLARCIAMVLIWNDLACGDREAAAVLVAINSVFQVFAFGALGWFYLQLLPSWLGLETTSAGFSFWAITASVLIFLGIPLVAGYLSRTLGERAKGRDWYEGKFLPKIGPFALYGLLFTIVVLFALQGGTVTERPLDVVRIALPLLVYFLVVFAAGMLLGRVLKLGYARTATLAFTAAGNNFELAIAVAIGTYGVTSGQALAGVVGPLIEVPVLVALVYAALWARRFFTPAAGTPTLETTTEKAHR, from the coding sequence GTGAGTACTGTTCCATCCCTGGGCGGGACGCCGCCGGCGGTTCCGCGCCTGTCCACCCTGGACCGTTTCCTGCCGCTGTGGATCCTGGGCGCCATGGCGGCCGGCCTGCTGCTGGGCCGCTTTGTGCCCGGCATTGGCCCGGCGCTGGACGGGCTGAAGATCGCCAATGTGTCACTGCCCATCGCGGTGGGGCTGCTGGTGATGATGTATCCGGTACTGGCCAAGGTCCGGTACAGCCAGACCGGGGCCGTGCTGCAGGATAAGAAGCTCATGGTCACATCCCTGGTGCTGAACTGGGTGGCCGCCCCGGCGTTCATGTTCGCGCTGGCCTGGATCTTCCTGCCCGACCTGCCCGAATACCGCACCGGGCTGATCATCGTCGGCCTGGCCCGCTGCATCGCCATGGTGCTGATCTGGAACGACCTGGCCTGCGGAGACCGGGAGGCCGCAGCGGTGCTCGTGGCCATCAACTCCGTGTTCCAGGTGTTTGCCTTCGGTGCGCTGGGCTGGTTCTACCTGCAGCTGCTGCCGTCCTGGCTGGGGCTGGAAACCACCAGTGCCGGGTTCTCCTTCTGGGCCATCACCGCATCCGTACTGATCTTCCTGGGCATTCCGCTGGTGGCCGGCTATCTCAGCCGGACCCTCGGTGAGCGGGCCAAGGGACGGGACTGGTACGAAGGAAAGTTCCTGCCCAAGATCGGCCCGTTTGCCCTCTACGGGCTGCTGTTCACCATCGTGGTGCTGTTTGCGCTGCAGGGCGGCACCGTCACTGAACGCCCGCTCGACGTCGTACGCATTGCACTGCCGCTGCTGGTGTATTTCCTGGTGGTCTTCGCCGCCGGAATGCTGCTGGGCAGGGTGCTCAAGCTCGGCTACGCCCGTACCGCCACCCTGGCCTTCACTGCCGCCGGCAACAACTTTGAACTGGCCATCGCCGTGGCAATCGGCACCTACGGGGTGACCTCCGGGCAGGCACTGGCCGGCGTCGTCGGGCCGCTGATCGAGGTGCCGGTCCTCGTGGCGCTGGTCTACGCCGCGCTCTGGGCCCGCCGCTTCTTCACTCCCGCCGCCGGGACCCCCACACTGGAAACCACCACCGAAAAGGCACACCGATGA
- a CDS encoding ArsR/SmtB family transcription factor encodes MTTLDLTDARPAAPACDDVTGTCCTPLTSGALGGEEAVRLARLLKALADPTRLRLVSLIAAQENREACVCDLTEPVGLGQPTVSHHLKILVDAGILHREKRGVWAYFSLVPGALEQIGSVFSG; translated from the coding sequence GTGACTACCCTCGACCTGACCGACGCCCGGCCCGCGGCCCCGGCATGCGACGACGTCACCGGCACCTGCTGCACTCCGTTGACCAGCGGGGCGCTGGGAGGCGAGGAGGCCGTCCGGCTGGCCCGGCTCCTCAAGGCCCTGGCCGATCCGACCCGGCTGCGCCTAGTGTCGCTGATCGCAGCACAGGAAAACCGCGAAGCCTGCGTCTGCGACCTCACCGAACCCGTAGGCCTAGGCCAGCCGACCGTCTCCCACCACCTGAAAATCCTGGTCGACGCCGGGATCCTGCACCGGGAAAAGCGCGGTGTGTGGGCGTATTTCTCGCTGGTTCCCGGCGCCCTGGAGCAGATCGGTTCCGTCTTTAGCGGCTGA
- a CDS encoding GNAT family N-acetyltransferase yields the protein MISGNLFADQATLTTPRLRLEPLGPEHYDGAWAALQDAESKRLTGTHAEFTTEQIRAWLGGLSEQHDRADWAVIRLADALHPDEEHRKERYLGEVVLNDLDPDNASVGFRIMLAPAGVLGLGYGTEATRAVVAHAFDDLGLHRVALEVFAFNPRAQRAYEKAGFAVEGLQRDALKWDGAWVDAVSMGMLSGDPRP from the coding sequence ATGATTTCCGGGAACCTCTTCGCCGACCAGGCCACTCTCACGACACCGCGGCTGCGCCTGGAACCGCTGGGTCCGGAACATTACGACGGCGCTTGGGCTGCCCTGCAGGACGCGGAATCCAAGCGCCTGACCGGAACCCACGCGGAGTTCACGACGGAGCAGATCCGCGCGTGGCTTGGCGGACTTTCCGAACAGCACGACCGCGCCGATTGGGCCGTCATCCGCCTCGCCGACGCCCTGCACCCGGACGAGGAACACCGGAAGGAGCGGTACCTCGGCGAAGTGGTCCTGAATGACCTGGATCCGGACAACGCCTCCGTGGGTTTTCGGATCATGCTCGCCCCGGCCGGGGTGCTGGGACTGGGGTATGGCACCGAGGCGACCCGCGCCGTCGTCGCGCACGCGTTTGATGACCTGGGCCTGCATCGCGTGGCGCTCGAGGTGTTTGCGTTCAACCCGCGGGCGCAGCGCGCCTATGAGAAGGCCGGCTTCGCCGTGGAGGGCCTGCAGCGCGACGCCCTGAAGTGGGACGGCGCATGGGTGGACGCCGTGAGCATGGGCATGCTTTCCGGCGATCCGCGGCCCTGA
- a CDS encoding ABC transporter permease produces the protein MSVVVNLMSRNLRLFFRDRLGVFFSLLSALILFLLYTLFLGNGQVESLQENFPAASEEDVKGFVDTWMFAGIVGITAITTGLGAMSVFVEDSASGRFRDFLVSPIRREALILGYLLSAGVVALIMTTVVLIISLAYLYLVDGVSFEAGQIATVYGYLAVSCLAFAALSAFAVSFVRTTGAYSALSTIVGTILGFLAGSYIPVGALPDGVATVINALPFMQASIPIRQEMTEQSLESMTGGNQEAITDLEGLFGITATVGDWAVSNTYVLFILAAMTVLFTLLAAVQIRRRIA, from the coding sequence ATGAGCGTCGTCGTTAACCTGATGTCCCGGAACCTCCGCCTCTTCTTCCGTGACCGGCTGGGGGTGTTCTTTTCCCTGCTCTCGGCACTGATCCTGTTCCTGCTCTACACCCTGTTCCTGGGCAACGGGCAGGTGGAAAGTCTCCAGGAGAACTTCCCCGCCGCGAGCGAAGAGGACGTCAAGGGTTTCGTGGACACCTGGATGTTCGCCGGAATCGTGGGAATCACCGCGATCACCACCGGGCTCGGTGCGATGAGCGTGTTTGTGGAGGATTCGGCGTCGGGCCGGTTCCGCGACTTCCTGGTCTCACCGATCCGCCGCGAGGCCCTGATCCTGGGCTACCTGCTCTCCGCCGGCGTCGTCGCCCTGATCATGACCACGGTGGTCCTCATCATCAGCCTGGCCTACCTCTACCTGGTGGACGGCGTCAGCTTCGAGGCCGGGCAGATCGCCACTGTCTACGGTTACCTCGCCGTCAGCTGTCTTGCATTTGCCGCGCTGAGTGCCTTCGCGGTCTCCTTTGTCCGCACCACCGGGGCCTACTCGGCGCTGTCCACCATCGTGGGTACCATCCTGGGATTCCTCGCCGGCTCTTACATTCCGGTGGGCGCGCTTCCGGACGGGGTGGCGACGGTCATCAACGCCCTGCCCTTTATGCAGGCCTCGATACCGATCCGGCAGGAAATGACCGAGCAGTCCCTGGAATCCATGACGGGCGGAAACCAGGAAGCCATCACGGACCTGGAGGGCCTCTTCGGCATCACGGCCACGGTGGGGGATTGGGCAGTGAGCAACACCTACGTGTTGTTCATCTTGGCCGCCATGACCGTGCTGTTCACGCTGCTGGCAGCCGTGCAGATCCGCCGCCGGATCGCCTGA
- a CDS encoding ABC transporter ATP-binding protein, producing the protein MSTDTAISVRGLTKRFGATTAVDNLSFEVQAGSVFAFLGTNGAGKSTTISCLTSVIPFDAGEAAVGGDDVRTAGGAVRKNIGVVFQDSVLDPLLTGRENLRIRARFYSSDAAANDARIAELSALIGLEDFVDRRYGTYSGGQRRRVDIARALLHSPSILFLDEPTAGLDPASRAVVWSTIRELRDRHGLTVFLTTHYMEETEEADRVCIIDSGRIIADGTPAQLRAQHSNSVLSITSGNRPALLALAAEVDAGIRDEDDGGVVRLVVPDAATARRILDRHGDHVLDFEFRHGNMDDVFLALTGREGDTA; encoded by the coding sequence TTGAGCACGGACACCGCCATCTCTGTGCGCGGGCTGACCAAGAGATTCGGCGCCACCACGGCCGTGGACAACCTGTCCTTCGAGGTGCAGGCCGGCAGTGTGTTCGCCTTCCTGGGCACCAACGGCGCCGGTAAGTCCACCACGATCTCCTGCCTCACCTCCGTCATTCCGTTCGACGCCGGCGAGGCAGCCGTGGGCGGTGACGACGTGCGGACCGCGGGAGGCGCCGTCCGGAAGAACATCGGCGTGGTCTTCCAGGACTCAGTGCTAGATCCGCTGCTCACCGGCCGGGAAAATCTCCGGATCCGGGCCCGGTTCTACTCATCCGATGCCGCCGCCAACGATGCCCGGATCGCTGAACTCAGTGCCCTGATCGGGCTCGAGGACTTCGTGGACCGCCGCTACGGCACCTATTCCGGCGGGCAGCGCCGGCGCGTGGACATCGCCCGCGCGCTGCTGCATTCGCCGTCGATCCTCTTCCTGGATGAACCCACCGCCGGCCTGGATCCCGCCAGCCGCGCCGTCGTCTGGTCCACGATCCGTGAACTGCGGGACCGGCACGGCCTCACTGTTTTCCTCACCACGCATTACATGGAGGAAACCGAGGAAGCGGACCGGGTCTGCATCATCGACAGCGGCCGGATCATCGCCGACGGCACGCCGGCCCAGCTGCGCGCGCAGCACAGCAACTCGGTCCTGAGCATCACCTCGGGCAACCGCCCGGCCCTGCTGGCGCTGGCTGCGGAGGTGGATGCCGGGATCCGGGATGAGGACGACGGCGGCGTGGTGCGGCTGGTGGTCCCGGACGCCGCAACTGCCCGCCGGATCCTGGACCGGCACGGCGACCACGTCCTCGACTTTGAGTTCCGGCACGGCAACATGGACGACGTTTTCCTGGCACTGACCGGACGCGAAGGAGACACGGCATGA
- a CDS encoding GNAT family N-acetyltransferase — protein MFTFHPMVESEQDARQIVEFLTSNRFPFHVRAEHSEESALDAVESGRFWTKESQGYWIHDGATRLGMVVLDDLEDDTPMFDLRLAEEFRGRGFGPQVLAALCALVFEHYPDAVRFEGQTREDNIAMRKTFLRTGFLKEAHYRLGWPTPEGPRVASVAYAILRQDWETKDTTWFEWDDLPA, from the coding sequence ATGTTTACTTTTCACCCGATGGTCGAATCCGAACAGGATGCCCGGCAAATCGTGGAGTTTCTGACCTCTAACCGGTTTCCCTTTCATGTGAGGGCCGAGCATTCCGAAGAGTCCGCCCTCGACGCCGTGGAAAGCGGACGCTTTTGGACAAAGGAGTCCCAGGGTTACTGGATTCACGACGGCGCCACGCGGCTGGGGATGGTGGTCCTGGACGACCTCGAGGACGACACCCCCATGTTCGACCTGCGGCTGGCCGAAGAATTCCGCGGCCGGGGGTTCGGACCGCAGGTACTGGCCGCACTGTGTGCCCTTGTCTTTGAGCACTATCCCGACGCGGTGCGTTTTGAAGGCCAGACCCGCGAAGACAACATCGCGATGCGCAAGACATTCCTCCGGACGGGTTTTTTGAAGGAAGCCCACTACCGGCTGGGCTGGCCCACGCCCGAAGGCCCCCGGGTGGCGTCTGTCGCCTACGCCATCCTGCGGCAGGACTGGGAAACCAAGGACACCACATGGTTTGAATGGGACGACCTGCCGGCCTGA
- a CDS encoding DUF6308 family protein, producing the protein MRRVISTGEITVDTAARNLRDFFTEIMPRTGMVRSSSRFDSWAGGGDAPGVVNRITADDLVAASFRSVKIPARTAIAVLETRAADISSLLAGIPADVDLPDADPVQDLGVDSPARQLWNLLRGKHDDAGWGVGPSTASKIMARKRPRLIPVYDSIIRRVTALPGPKDQWLYWHTSYADGVLAERLAEIRAASGITEPVSQLRELDIVLWMHGKRQGFEPQGEDLED; encoded by the coding sequence ATGAGACGCGTCATCTCGACCGGCGAAATAACCGTGGATACGGCAGCGCGGAACCTGCGTGACTTTTTTACGGAAATCATGCCGCGGACGGGGATGGTGCGCAGCAGTTCCCGTTTCGATTCCTGGGCCGGCGGCGGCGACGCACCCGGGGTCGTGAACCGGATTACCGCTGACGACCTGGTGGCAGCCTCCTTCCGGTCGGTGAAGATACCGGCCCGGACCGCCATTGCTGTCCTCGAGACCCGGGCTGCCGACATCTCCAGCCTGCTCGCCGGGATTCCCGCCGATGTGGATCTTCCCGACGCCGATCCGGTGCAGGATCTGGGCGTCGACAGCCCGGCCCGCCAGCTGTGGAACCTGCTTCGGGGAAAGCACGACGACGCCGGCTGGGGTGTGGGGCCGAGCACCGCCAGCAAGATCATGGCGCGGAAACGGCCGCGGCTGATCCCGGTGTACGACTCCATCATCCGCAGGGTGACAGCCCTGCCGGGCCCCAAGGACCAGTGGCTGTACTGGCACACCTCCTACGCCGACGGGGTGCTGGCCGAGCGGCTGGCCGAGATCCGGGCCGCCTCCGGCATCACCGAGCCGGTTTCCCAGCTGCGGGAACTGGACATTGTGCTCTGGATGCATGGCAAGCGGCAGGGTTTCGAACCACAGGGCGAGGACCTCGAGGACTAG
- a CDS encoding ABC transporter permease, with product MSTEHRVTAGPPSTAAARPTASAQESSSPWAATSGLLRLDLRLDRIRILVWTLAVGLGVAGSMATFETTYTTPESLQARAGLMANPATVMMTGPAFGLENYTFGAMVANELSLYLLLATAIMSILLVVRHTRAEEESGRMEMLRALPVGRFAPATAAVLTVAVANAVVAAAIIAALAGSGLETASSVALGVGAALTGLVFAGVAAVAAQLTEHARSATGTAMAVLAAAFLVRGIGDVINNQGSWLSWFSPFAWAQQTRLYVDLRWWPLAVSAVATVVLLGLAVYLAQRRDLGAGLHRPQPGPAAAPRTLLSPAGLAARLLGGSFAAWAVGAFLFAAAFGTLANSLEDAFADIPELAGLIAVDLEDMTTSFASALLSFLMIAPLVFSVSAVLRLRGEEDAGRVEQLLVTGSSRPGLLARWLAVVAVQTVLITAAVGLGTGLGVWAGTGDAGWIGELTIAAFAYLPAIALAAAIAVALFGLAPQIAALAWAPVVWAAVVLYLGALLNLPEWAADLSPLTHVALVPGSDLEAAPLVLMGLFAAVLTVAGFVGFRRRDVGSA from the coding sequence ATGAGCACGGAACACCGGGTCACTGCCGGACCGCCCTCAACTGCCGCAGCGCGCCCCACCGCTTCGGCACAAGAGTCCTCTTCACCGTGGGCCGCCACTTCAGGGCTGCTGCGGCTGGACCTGCGCCTGGACCGGATCCGCATCCTGGTCTGGACGCTGGCGGTCGGCCTCGGCGTCGCCGGGTCGATGGCCACCTTCGAAACCACCTACACCACGCCGGAATCGCTGCAGGCCCGCGCGGGCCTGATGGCCAACCCCGCTACCGTCATGATGACCGGACCCGCCTTCGGGCTGGAAAACTACACCTTCGGGGCCATGGTCGCGAACGAGCTCTCGCTGTATCTCCTGCTCGCCACGGCCATCATGAGCATCCTCCTCGTCGTCCGGCATACCCGCGCCGAGGAGGAATCGGGGCGGATGGAGATGCTGCGGGCACTGCCCGTGGGCCGGTTCGCTCCCGCCACGGCCGCCGTGCTGACGGTCGCCGTCGCCAATGCAGTCGTTGCTGCCGCGATTATCGCGGCGCTGGCCGGATCGGGCCTGGAAACGGCCAGCTCGGTGGCCCTCGGTGTTGGGGCGGCCCTCACCGGCCTGGTCTTCGCCGGCGTCGCGGCGGTGGCCGCCCAGCTGACCGAGCATGCCCGCAGCGCCACCGGAACCGCGATGGCCGTGCTGGCCGCTGCGTTCCTGGTCCGCGGCATCGGCGACGTGATCAACAATCAGGGCTCATGGCTGTCCTGGTTCTCCCCGTTTGCCTGGGCCCAGCAGACCCGCCTGTACGTGGATCTGCGCTGGTGGCCGCTGGCGGTGTCCGCCGTGGCAACCGTGGTGCTCCTGGGCCTGGCCGTGTACCTCGCCCAGCGGCGGGATCTGGGTGCCGGCCTGCACCGGCCGCAACCCGGTCCTGCAGCCGCACCGCGGACGCTGCTCTCACCGGCGGGGCTTGCCGCCCGGCTGCTGGGCGGCTCCTTCGCGGCCTGGGCAGTGGGTGCGTTCCTCTTCGCCGCGGCGTTCGGGACGCTGGCCAACTCACTGGAGGACGCCTTCGCTGATATTCCGGAGCTGGCAGGCCTGATCGCCGTGGATCTGGAGGACATGACCACCAGTTTTGCTTCAGCCCTGCTTTCCTTCCTCATGATCGCGCCGCTGGTTTTCAGCGTTTCCGCGGTCCTGCGGCTGCGCGGGGAAGAGGACGCCGGCCGCGTCGAGCAACTCCTGGTCACGGGCAGTTCCCGGCCCGGGCTGCTGGCACGCTGGCTGGCCGTGGTTGCTGTGCAAACCGTCCTGATCACCGCCGCGGTCGGGCTCGGCACCGGGCTGGGCGTGTGGGCAGGAACGGGCGACGCCGGCTGGATCGGGGAGCTCACGATCGCTGCGTTCGCCTATCTGCCGGCCATCGCGCTGGCCGCAGCCATAGCGGTGGCCCTGTTTGGGCTTGCCCCGCAGATCGCTGCCCTGGCCTGGGCTCCCGTGGTGTGGGCGGCCGTCGTACTGTATCTGGGGGCGCTGCTCAACCTTCCGGAGTGGGCCGCGGATCTGTCGCCGCTGACCCACGTGGCCCTGGTACCGGGGTCCGACCTGGAGGCCGCACCGCTGGTCCTCATGGGACTGTTCGCCGCCGTGTTGACGGTCGCCGGCTTCGTGGGTTTCCGCCGCAGGGACGTGGGATCGGCCTAA
- a CDS encoding ABC transporter ATP-binding protein: MNQLAIQTTNLVKTFGPTRALDGFSLSVEAGTVAGFLGPNGAGKSTAIRVLLGVLRADAGTARVLGLDPWADAVAIHRRIAYVPGDTSLWPNLTGGEAIDIFTRLNNGSRDTGSRGGGQHGGLEKRRGELLERFELDPTKKARTYSKGNRQKVALVAALASDADLFLLDEPTSGLDPLMEAVFTDEIRSLREQGRTVLLSSHILAEVEKLCDTVTIIRAGRDVETGTLAQLRHLTRSTVTATTTADPAALAAAPGVHNLSLDDGYLRFDVDNASVTDVLLLLAGDGTGGRYADSNGTGGRAPGVQNLTISPPSLEELFLRHYGDAVPAEGGVR; the protein is encoded by the coding sequence ATGAACCAGCTCGCCATACAAACCACAAACCTCGTCAAAACCTTCGGCCCCACCCGCGCCCTGGACGGCTTCTCCCTGTCCGTGGAGGCCGGGACGGTGGCCGGCTTCCTCGGGCCCAACGGCGCCGGAAAGTCCACCGCCATCCGCGTCCTGCTCGGAGTCCTGCGCGCCGACGCCGGAACGGCCAGGGTTCTTGGGCTGGATCCCTGGGCCGACGCCGTCGCCATCCACCGCCGCATCGCCTACGTCCCGGGGGACACCAGCCTCTGGCCCAATCTGACCGGCGGCGAAGCGATCGACATCTTCACCCGCCTCAACAACGGCAGCCGCGACACTGGCAGCCGGGGCGGCGGTCAGCACGGCGGTCTGGAAAAGCGCCGCGGGGAACTGCTCGAACGCTTCGAACTGGATCCCACCAAGAAGGCCCGCACCTATTCCAAAGGCAACCGGCAGAAGGTTGCCCTGGTGGCGGCGCTCGCCTCCGACGCGGACCTGTTCCTCCTCGACGAACCCACCTCCGGCCTGGATCCGCTCATGGAAGCGGTCTTCACCGACGAGATCCGCAGCCTGCGCGAGCAGGGCCGCACCGTGCTCCTCTCCAGCCACATCCTCGCCGAGGTGGAGAAACTGTGCGACACGGTCACCATCATCCGCGCCGGGCGCGACGTCGAAACCGGCACCCTGGCGCAGCTGCGCCACCTCACCCGCTCCACCGTGACGGCAACGACGACGGCGGATCCCGCCGCCCTGGCCGCCGCACCCGGCGTGCACAACCTCAGCCTCGACGACGGCTACCTGCGCTTCGACGTCGACAATGCCAGCGTCACTGACGTCCTGCTGCTGCTGGCCGGTGACGGGACCGGAGGCAGGTACGCAGACAGCAACGGAACCGGCGGCCGGGCGCCAGGCGTGCAAAACCTGACCATCTCGCCGCCGTCACTGGAGGAACTGTTCCTGCGCCACTACGGCGATGCGGTGCCGGCAGAAGGCGGCGTCCGATGA
- a CDS encoding DUF2867 domain-containing protein → MANRTVHGVLHLRWVEGGTSSHHGQMAVLVKPNGLLGRTYMAAITPFRHLLVYPPLLRGIGQEWRDGAGQA, encoded by the coding sequence ATGGCGAACCGGACCGTCCACGGCGTGCTGCACCTGCGCTGGGTGGAGGGCGGCACGAGCTCTCACCACGGCCAGATGGCGGTCCTCGTCAAACCCAACGGACTGCTGGGCCGGACCTACATGGCAGCCATCACCCCGTTTCGGCACCTCCTGGTCTACCCGCCCCTGCTGCGGGGCATCGGACAGGAATGGCGCGACGGCGCCGGGCAGGCATGA
- a CDS encoding TetR/AcrR family transcriptional regulator — MSVAEGRSGREQLLEAALEYFAANGVHNESLRSLAANIGTSHRMLNYHFGSREGLLAAVVDAVEQRQRLAYAALMDSVGTGLPRTATRAFWNEVVEEALAYGPLVFELAAHAMQGERHAKGLRDTLVTPWIDILAESLVQAGRDPAIAPVQARLALGVVNGLIFDLLLTGDRSGADAAHGLFMDLIGLDDD, encoded by the coding sequence ATGAGCGTGGCTGAGGGGCGCAGCGGGCGCGAGCAGTTGCTGGAAGCCGCACTGGAGTATTTCGCCGCGAACGGCGTGCACAACGAGAGCCTGCGCAGCCTGGCCGCGAACATCGGCACCAGCCACCGGATGCTGAACTACCATTTCGGCTCCCGGGAAGGGCTGCTGGCCGCCGTCGTCGACGCCGTGGAACAGCGGCAGCGGCTGGCCTATGCGGCACTGATGGACTCCGTCGGCACCGGCCTGCCCCGCACGGCCACCCGGGCTTTCTGGAACGAAGTGGTGGAAGAGGCCCTCGCGTACGGTCCGCTGGTTTTTGAACTGGCCGCCCACGCGATGCAGGGTGAACGGCACGCCAAAGGACTCCGTGACACCCTGGTGACGCCATGGATCGATATCCTCGCCGAGAGCCTGGTGCAGGCCGGCCGCGACCCCGCCATTGCTCCGGTCCAGGCCAGGCTGGCCCTCGGCGTGGTCAACGGGCTCATTTTCGACCTGCTGCTCACCGGGGACCGGTCCGGGGCGGATGCGGCGCACGGCCTGTTCATGGATCTGATCGGCCTCGACGACGACTGA
- a CDS encoding LexA family protein gives MAVFSSQPGPRSGGTGDPQPGRGSTLPAGFASPAQDYYDAGIDLNRHLIRDATATFIMRVSGDAMDGAGISDGDELIVDRSLTPKDGSVVVAVLNGELIIRRLLLTGQGIFLHADSPGSTDIRVPDPAELSVWGVVTRCLHHV, from the coding sequence GTGGCGGTTTTTTCCTCGCAGCCCGGCCCGCGTTCCGGCGGCACCGGCGACCCCCAGCCCGGCCGCGGTTCCACCCTTCCGGCCGGTTTCGCGTCCCCGGCCCAGGACTATTACGACGCCGGGATCGACCTGAACCGGCACCTGATCCGCGACGCCACCGCCACCTTCATCATGCGCGTCTCCGGCGATGCGATGGACGGTGCGGGGATCAGCGACGGCGATGAGCTGATCGTGGACCGGTCCCTGACGCCCAAGGACGGGTCCGTCGTCGTCGCCGTCCTGAACGGCGAGCTGATCATCCGCCGGCTCCTCCTCACCGGACAGGGCATCTTCCTGCACGCGGACAGCCCGGGATCGACGGACATCCGCGTGCCCGATCCGGCCGAACTGTCCGTCTGGGGCGTGGTGACCCGATGCCTGCACCACGTCTGA